In Terriglobia bacterium, the DNA window CCCGGACTCATGTCCTTTGCGATCCGGCGGCCTCTGGGAGTCGTCGGCGGCATCTCGCCATTCAATTTCCCTCTTATCCTCAGCACCAAGAAGATCTGTATGGCTCTCGCCGCGGGAAACACCTTCGTTCTGAAGCCTTCGGAAGAAACCTCGCTGCTCGGCCTCAAGATCGCGGAAATATTCGAGAATGCCGGTCTACCGGCAGGTGTCCTCAATGTGGTTCCGGGAGACGGCCCCACGCTCGGCGAAGTGCTGGTAAAAGATCCCAGAGTAAAGCTCATTTCATTCACGGGATCTACGGCCGTCGGCCGCCAGCTTGCAGTTCAGTGCGCGGCTCACGGGAAAAAGATTTCGCTCGAGATGGGTGGCAAAAGCCCGTTGATCGTACTGAAAGATGCGGATATCTCCTATGCCGTGGATACGGCATGCTTCGGACTCTTCATTCACCAGGGACAGATCTGCATGGCGGGTTCACGCATCATCGTTGAAGCGCCGATCTACCAGCAGTTCCTGGATAAATTCGTGGCCAAGGTGAAGACACTCAAGGTCGGCAATCCGCGCGATCCGCACACCGTCATCGGCCCGCTCATCCGCTCCTCACAATGCGGGTTCATCCAGAAGCGCATCCAATCTTCGACTGTGGCAGGCGCACGCGTGCTGACCGGCGGCACCTATGAAGGCAATTTCTTTCAACCCACGGTCATTGCCGACGTCGTCCCTGGCATGGAAGTATTCACAGACGAGCTATTCGGTCCCGTCGCAAGCGTCATCAAAGCGGACAATCCCGACCACGCTCTGAAGCTGGCGAACGAGACGCGCTACGGCCTGTCCTCCGCG includes these proteins:
- a CDS encoding aldehyde dehydrogenase family protein, whose amino-acid sequence is MPYINGRPVVLDEKDATTAINPANGKPVAKFFMSTPQAMTAAIDAADAAKESWGNTSASEREIILIRTAEILEARRGELVDILIDEGGSTFGKSQFEVSFTVNMLRASAGEARRLFGHVIPSDVPGLMSFAIRRPLGVVGGISPFNFPLILSTKKICMALAAGNTFVLKPSEETSLLGLKIAEIFENAGLPAGVLNVVPGDGPTLGEVLVKDPRVKLISFTGSTAVGRQLAVQCAAHGKKISLEMGGKSPLIVLKDADISYAVDTACFGLFIHQGQICMAGSRIIVEAPIYQQFLDKFVAKVKTLKVGNPRDPHTVIGPLIRSSQCGFIQKRIQSSTVAGARVLTGGTYEGNFFQPTVIADVVPGMEVFTDELFGPVASVIKADNPDHALKLANETRYGLSSAVLTNDLQLAMKFAMGLDTGMVHINSSTIHDEPHVPFGGVKDSGVSREGGQWSMEEMTELKWITIQQGQRHYPF